The Longimicrobium sp. DNA segment GCGCAACGCCGTTGGCGAATCGCCGCCAAACGGATGACACGGCGGCGTGGCGATTTTTCCCGAAAGGAGCCTTCGCGCCAGCATCGCGAAAACCCGCCTCTCCGGCCTTGTTCGCGCAAGCTGCTCCCCGCAGATGGAGCAGTCGGCGACAAATCGCCGGATCTGCGTCATCAATCAGACATTCGGCGCGGCAGGAACGTTACGCCGTGCCCGGGCGGGGAGGCCGCGCCTCAGCCATCCGCCGCGACAGATGAAGTCTAAAGCGTCGGAAAGGGGAGGGGAAGCGCCGCCCCTCGCGACGAGATTCTGCGCGGTTTCCGGCCGTTGAGCGAACAGGGTGCACGGCACAAATCCGGAAAAGTGTGGCACGGATGCCTCACTTTTGTCAGATGTTTGCCTTCGTGGGATTCATGCCTCACATCGCTCTCCGTGCATCCAGGAAACCGCTTTGCCGCACACGGAGACTGGAGAGAACTGCAGAAGGTCGTCTCGCCGTGTCCTCCGCGGCTCCGCGTGAGGCCAGTGCTCTCCCGGTGATCGAAGAACGTCGACCCGGCCACCTGTGTGACCGGGTCGTCGTGCATCCTGGAGCGACAACGTCCTTCGCGGGCCGTTCAGCGCGCCGTGTCGCGTCTCAGCGCGCAGGCGCGCTCGAGGACGGCGCGCTGCGGCGGATCGGCATCCTTCGTCTTGGCCATGCAGCTCTCGTAGCTCTCCATCGACGCCAGCCGCTGCTGGTACAGCCGCGCCTCGCGCGTGGAGTCTTCGATGGCCTCGCGGATCGAGTCCTCGCGCGTGATCACCGGCCGGCCCGTCACGGTGAAGGCGCCCTGCGTCGGTGCGGCCGAGTCGCCCTGCGGCGCATCGGCCGCCGCCGGGGCCGACGTCTCGTCGTTCGTTCCGCGATCCTTCCCGCAGGCGGCGACGGCCAGCATCGCCGCCAGCGGGAGAAGGGTGGCGATCCGGTTCACGGGGCTCAGCGCTGCTGCTCCTGCATGCGGCGGACGGCGGCCTCCAGCGCTTCGAGCCGCTGGCGCGTGTCCTGGAGCTCGCTACGCAGCCGGGCGACCTCGGCCGTGCGGGCCTGCAGCTCGGCGGTGCGCGCCTCCAGCGCCTTGATGGCCGCCAGGTTCACACCGTCGAAGTCGCTCATGTTGATGGTGCGGTCGTCGCGCGTGAAGCCGAACGCGCGGTGCCAGTCCTGCGCCATCGGGCCGATGTGGAAGGTCGAGCGGTCCTCCTCGTCGCGGTAGCGCCAGGTGGTCACCGGCACCAGCCGCAGCCGCGAGAGGATGTCCTCGCCGTTCACGGAGAGGAAGTCGCCCTTGCGGTTGCGGTCGGAGATCACCGCCCACGAGCTGCCGCCCGCCGCCACCTGCACGCCCACCGTCATGGTGGCGTTGGTGAAGAGGCGGACGCCGCCGGCGGCGCGCACGGTGAACTGGTTGTTGGCGCTGGCCTGCGTGCTGTCGGTCGTCGACCCGTCGGAGAACACGATGGCGCCCGCGTGGCCGTTGGTCGACGCGCGCTGGCCGATGGCCACCGAGTAGTCGGCGTCGGCGGTCGAGCGGTAGCCGATGGCCACCGTTCCGGTGCCGTCGGCGTTGGCGATGTAGCCCAGCGCGGTGCTGTAGCTGCC contains these protein-coding regions:
- a CDS encoding tail fiber domain-containing protein — its product is MKAKTVLALLTSALAGSALLPASGSAQSDILLRLRSGSPLGDRFRVDSASGFVAKGVLGIGIIPFTGAGERLMWHPNKAAFRAGSIGSAGTQWDDPNTGYYTWAGGYNTIALGLASFAMGYQSTALGSYSTALGYIANADGTGTVAIGYRSTADADYSVAIGQRASTNGHAGAIVFSDGSTTDSTQASANNQFTVRAAGGVRLFTNATMTVGVQVAAGGSSWAVISDRNRKGDFLSVNGEDILSRLRLVPVTTWRYRDEEDRSTFHIGPMAQDWHRAFGFTRDDRTINMSDFDGVNLAAIKALEARTAELQARTAEVARLRSELQDTRQRLEALEAAVRRMQEQQR